A region from the Candidatus Neomarinimicrobiota bacterium genome encodes:
- a CDS encoding response regulator: protein MDSSAEEKSWENEEVIHSEGEVLIVDDEPEILDLMENLLDMEGFKVLRAESGEEALKIAKGKSLSVVISDYRMPGMNGIELISELNKSHKDVPMIIATGYADVNIAIEAINKGGAYKLFKKPWDPFDLLQEIKLAIEYSYSEKIRRELESELQKQNDILEVKVLQRTSELDKVIKELQEANDTISQSYLHLLQSDKLSTMGLMAGTIAHDIANPLTVVLSRARMILMKDDIEDSLAENLNIIVRNSLKIDRLITSITRFAKKSSTEFKHFNIEEVLQEVLLMFSKSIKMKTVVVEENYEKDSAYVWGEPNQLEQVFTNLIQNAVQAMDTNGKLIISTKSVDGFMRVTLEDSGPGIPEDKLDEIFEAFYTTKDEGTGLGLNICKRIIHEHSGEIRVVSELGKGTKFIIDLPVNPNGRKD, encoded by the coding sequence ATGGATTCTTCAGCAGAAGAAAAATCTTGGGAGAATGAGGAAGTAATCCATTCAGAGGGCGAAGTGCTTATCGTAGATGATGAACCCGAAATTCTTGATCTGATGGAAAATCTGCTTGATATGGAAGGATTTAAAGTTTTACGCGCGGAAAGTGGAGAAGAAGCTTTAAAGATAGCAAAGGGGAAGTCATTATCGGTCGTAATTAGTGATTACAGAATGCCCGGAATGAATGGAATAGAGTTGATATCCGAACTTAATAAATCACACAAAGACGTACCCATGATAATAGCCACAGGTTATGCTGATGTAAATATTGCTATTGAAGCTATAAATAAAGGGGGAGCTTATAAACTCTTTAAAAAACCCTGGGATCCATTTGATCTTTTGCAGGAAATAAAATTGGCAATTGAATATAGCTACTCTGAAAAAATCAGAAGAGAACTTGAGTCGGAACTCCAAAAACAAAATGATATACTTGAGGTAAAGGTATTACAACGAACATCCGAATTGGATAAAGTCATCAAAGAGCTTCAGGAAGCAAATGATACCATTTCCCAGTCATATCTGCACCTTTTGCAATCCGATAAGCTGTCAACAATGGGATTAATGGCAGGAACAATCGCTCATGATATAGCGAATCCGCTGACAGTAGTGCTATCAAGGGCTCGCATGATATTAATGAAAGATGATATTGAGGATTCGTTAGCCGAAAATCTTAATATAATTGTGCGAAATTCTCTGAAAATTGACAGGTTAATAACAAGTATTACGCGTTTTGCGAAAAAAAGCAGTACGGAATTCAAGCATTTTAACATAGAAGAAGTACTCCAGGAAGTTTTATTGATGTTTTCAAAATCTATAAAAATGAAAACTGTAGTAGTAGAAGAAAATTATGAAAAAGACTCGGCATATGTCTGGGGTGAACCAAATCAATTGGAGCAAGTGTTTACAAATCTGATTCAGAATGCTGTTCAGGCTATGGATACAAATGGCAAACTAATCATTAGTACAAAATCCGTTGATGGGTTTATGAGAGTGACGTTAGAAGATTCAGGACCTGGAATACCCGAAGACAAACTTGATGAAATATTTGAAGCTTTTTATACCACCAAAGACGAAGGAACAGGATTAGGACTCAATATTTGTAAAAGAATTATCCATGAGCACTCGGGGGAAATACGAGTAGTAAGCGAACTTGGTAAAGGAACAAAATTTATAATTGACTTACCGGTAAACCCCAATGGCAGAAAAGACTGA